Genomic segment of Apium graveolens cultivar Ventura chromosome 7, ASM990537v1, whole genome shotgun sequence:
TCTTTTCCTGCTTGAACATGCAGTGAAACCAAATTCTTGTGAAGAAATTTCACCTGAGGATCGTCAACATCTGGTTAATGCAGCATCTGTTTTGAAATCTCAGTTGGTGGCTCGTCTTACAAGTTCTGCTGACAATTTGAGGACCGAGGACATGATTGATCTTTCTAATAGGTGTTTCAGGGCAATAAGAGAATTAGGGGATGACTATCGATCTTTTAACAAGGATGTTTTTAAATTTATTTCACAACACCAAGAGCTAGAATTTGCTGTTAAAGATGTGGAAAATTGGAATGAGGGGGACTTGAGGGCTCGTTATAGTCATCAAGAGCAGCTTGTGTCCGATCTGACAGAGAAATTATTCAGTGCTCAGGATGAACTGTCTAGGGCTATGAGTCATGCagaatatataaaatttaaaaaagaTGAGCTGACATCGGCATTACTTGAGGTTACAGAGGAGTTGTCTAGGCAAGAACAGAAAATTGAGAATTTGACAGTAGAGAGAGATAAATGCAAAGACGCTCAGTTTCAACTTGGATTTGAACTCAAAAAATTGGACGCTGAGAAAGAGGAGGCTCGTGTGGCATTTGAGGCGATCAATTCTCAGTATGATGCTGCAAAAGAAAAATTTAAGAGAATGAGTATTTTCTTGCGGCAGTTGGTAAGGAGGTAATGTGATAACTTTATTAAATGTCCGAAAAACTATTATAAGCTTTCTGATTATATATTAGGGATGAGGGATGGTTGAAATTTTACATTTTCATTTATTGGTTTTGGGTTCATTTCTTTTTCCGATAGTCACTGTTGTTTCCATATATGCCTTTGTTATTTTTTACCTGGTCACTAAGCACTCTGCACAGTGCACACACTTGAAAGTTCCATTATGCCTATATGTGGTATTTGCGTTGATTTGAAAACGTCCAATGTAAGACTTGTTTAGCTGCATCaataaataaaaattatgtaAGCTAAATTATCTAAGCAAAATTGCCCCCAAAATGAAGTGTTTTTCTTTTCCAATATAGTAACAAGCATACCTCCCCAATAGTTGTATCTTTCTTACCCCTGCAGAACAGCTTCACAGCCGAACAAAGAATTATCTGCTCAAAGAATTTAATGGGTCTTAGAGAGGTAATATAGGCATAGCTCCAGACACAATGAACTATATTGAGGCAGACACTTAGACTCTACATTACGAGTCTATGTGCAAGCAAAAGCATGCACATTTGCTGTGCACTTCTAATGATTATAAGAGTACCAGGAGAGAAGCTCTTTGTTAGAGCATGAATGATTTTTAAGGTTTAATAAATCAGCTTTCGACTTGGGCAGTTCACTTACAGACAGTGATTTCATGTTTGACCAAGTTTTTACAGAAAAAAATGTAACAAGCCTCTGTAGCCAGACAAGAAGCTTGGTTTCTTGCAAAATGTCCCTTAATATATTAAAAAGGTTTGAATGATTATTGGATGAGCCATGTCACTTGAAATTTATCCCCCCCTCCCCCGTGATGAAATTTGTTAAATTCAATAGCCTAAGCCTGATGCGGAAATTGTTAGATACCATGCTTGACCTACACTTCTAGTCAGCTACAGAATAGTAATTTTTCCGATGAGATCATATAGAAAAGTAGTAGTGGTGATAAAACATACTGAGAATCTATAAACACCAGAGAATAAGATTAGTTTTACACCAAGAAGATGTATATCATGTTTCGCTATGAGAGGTTACTATTTGGCTTTTACAGATCACTTGCTGATCCCAGGAATGTGTGAGTAATTGACTTTCTGTAATTGACCACTCCCAATAAAAAAATGGTTATTACCTGCTGATGTTGTGGAAGAGATTGTATAGTCTCGACTACTGGCAATCTATAAGCCTTTGACAAAGCGACAGCCATATGGCCTTTTAATTTTTGGAGAGTGGTAAAGCTTCTTGGAATTTTTATTCGGATGTTCTATATTAGTGGTTCCTTGTACTATATATGTATATTTGTATGAGGGTTCGTATCTAGCATTTGAAGCAAGAGACAAATAGACAGTTCAAATTTTGTATACTCTAACAAGATAATTGCAGGTGCTGTTTCAGCATGATACTTATTGGCTATTAAATTTCAATTCTATAGTTACTGTACTCCCAATAATTTACTTTTTTTAGTAAATTATTTGTTATTTGAATGTAGAACGGGGGATGCTTAAAGTTTGTACTTTAACAATTGCAAATGTTGTTGACTTGAAGGTTGAAGAATAAGTTGCAGTAATATAAATTTTCCGGTTAAATTATACATATAAGATAAGCTGTTTAATCATTGTACAGTAACATTCAATTCTTTATCGCACACTTATATATTGGCAAGGTTCAACTTCAGGAAAGAAATCTTACCGATTTTGACATCCTAAGTGACAACTTTTTAAAATTGCTTTCTGCTTCTGGCTTGCTTCTTGTTATGTGAAAGATAGTTGTATTTGCAGACCCCCTGCAAATCAGGCTGCTGAACCTTCAACTACTAGCTTCTATAGTGCTGAATTGGCCGCTGCATCTGCAACTTCAACAGGTATATTCCCAACTAAGCAACGAAAAAAGGTCTTCCATTTGCTTTCAAGTTTCTTTTTTGATGTACATCCTTTTTACCTGAGAGTATATTACTTGAGACTATAAGTGAACATGTCTATTGCAATGAGTTTAAATGAACATGTGTTTTCATGTTGACATTATTGCAATGCTCAACTTGAAAGACTACCCTCTTGGTATGCAAAATGCAGCCTTCGCTTTTCTTGCAGTTTCTAGCTTGCCTGCTATTACTTTATTATTCAGATCTGACTTTGGATTCGTCACACTACCCAGTGTCACCTCGACCAGTCTGTATTGGAGTTTCTTTTGAAAACCAAGCTTATGGACCAGCATTTGGTGTCTCTTCTGAAATGACCCCGCCATCTGCAAGGCAATCCTGGTTTTATGATCTATCTCTAAACATGTTCTTGGTATATAGCTACTAGTCTACATTTAAAATTCTTTCAGCATTATAATGATGAGGCATTAAAATATTTTGGATCTGCATTAGCATAAAGTAGTGTAGCTAGGTTCATTCAGATAACTACAAATTACTAGAAGTGACTTGGAAATATATCTGGGAAGTTTACTGCATTATTCTTAATAAATTTAGTTATGTTTTACGAAATTGACTCGTACTCAAAGAACCCTCAAGTTAATGAACTATCTATATGACTCTTTGCATATGAGTATTTTTTTTGAAGTGTTTCATTGTGACTGATGAGATTTAAGGGATTACAAGTGGTGAGATTGATTTTATGACGGAAGAAAATTTATGAATTTTGTCATGACGACATTGGGCTTGTGTTTCTTGCTTTCAGTATAACTTGTGTTTTCTGCAACCATTAAATGTATATATTAGTTGGACACTATCAGATCCTATTGTTACATAATATTTAACAGTTATCAACTTTTCTCTGTACTTGCAGTAGCAGAACCTCAACAGCAAGCGCATGACTGAGAGAGAATATGCTGATCTTGGTGGCATGTCCAAGCAGTTTATCATATGTTCTTAAAGACATTTGTTGACTGTAATAGACTTTGATGTGCATTGTCATTATCTTCTGCTATTATAATGTTCCAGGTTGTGTAGACCCTGTCACTTGATGTTTTTCGGGGTTAATAATAGGGTATTGGACATCCTGTTGACGAATTGTGTAATGAAATTTGTAGTTCCCGGGGAATGGGGTACCAGTCCCATATCTAGCAAAGTAGAACTCTGTCTTGCATTTAGGGTGGTGATTTAACGTTTATTTGAATCAATGCCGATATGGATAGAATGAGCACAATATTTCAGGTTTTTTGTGCATTTTCTTGATAATTTGATGAAATTTCTTGTGAAATCCATTTTTGGTTTTACATTTTCCTTCAATGATCTTCTCCTTCTGGTCCTCACAAAGCTTTATAAACAAGCCCTCCATAGGTTGAAGACTTCATTGATGGAATTGAACAATAAAGTTGTAATAGGACAATAAAAATGATCAAACTTTAAAGATATAAAAGTTTTTATTAGATTTTAGGGGCGTGCACGGTTCAGTTCGGCTCGGTTTTTACCAAAAACCGTTACCGAACCGTGTATGTCGGTTCGGTTTCTAGCTATTAATCGTAACTGAACCGTTCGGAACGGTTATTTTCGGTTCGGTTAATCGTTTATcggtttcgatttttttttaaaataattatttaatataatactAAGAATATTTATAGACGTTATTTAATATAAATCTAAGAAAATTAATTGTTTAGTATATTGTAACAAACAAGTAGCATCGTTAAATGAGGGATTCGTATTGATAAATTAATAGAGCTATAATATGaatgatgttagatatatttgataatgtcatggctaatatgttttatgtttagatttcagatcttatttgaacagaacaaatcagtacttaactgatcagtacttatactggaagtcagaacttaagggatatcagtacttatgttatcaggagatagatatcagaacttaagtgctgaaggacgatcagataaggacagtagctgattaaagttaagaagatcaagataaacataagaagagatatgcatgaagaaggaattccgtgaagaatggaatacttggaatagaagatatctgattgatatattttagaaagcagaattatattccatatcaattagcgaatatcttgtaactgtgtagtatataaacacagacatagggtttacactataagtgttatcattatcgagaatattatttaatataactctagcagctctcgtgatattttgttcatcactgagagataacagttccagattgtaacagagtttattgtttaaataaagtttgttttctgttacataagttcttgaagtttgatttgattgtaataaacactgtattcaccccctctacagtgaaagtgtgacctaacaagtggtatcagagctttctgttaacacacatacagttaaagatccaaacacaatcatgtttgacacagaaactccaactaagcctaccaaaactgaggaatcatcaaagacatcaactcagagtcgatatgagactatcatagttcccatattgagaccatctgaatatcccatatggaaggtaaggatgaccatgtttctggaagcaacagatccagaataccttgatagaatcaaggaagggcctcacaaacctaccaagctcgctgttgtagttgcaggtgaagcagcaatgaccgtaccaaaggaaaagaatgattacactgctgaagatatagcatctattgctaaggatgccaaggtacgtcacttattgcatagtgccattgataatgtaatgtcaaacagggtaatcaactgcaagactgctaaggagatatgggatgcactggagacaaggtgtcaaggaactgaaacagttaagaagaacaggaagacaatactcactcaagagtatgaacactttgactctaggactaatgagtcattgactgatgtatatgatagatttgtcaaactcttgaatgacttgtcattagtaaataaggagtatgatcttgaagatacaaacctcaaattcctgttagctcttcctgaatgttgggatttgaaggcaacaacaataagagacaactacaatcttgatgaaacaactcttgatgaaatctatggaatgctcaagactcatgaacttgagatggaacaaagaagcaagaggaaaggaggaaagtcaaggacagttgctctcaaggttgaagaggaatcccccaaaccaccttcctcaaagaaagataagggtaaagctcttatcataaaatctgatactgagtcatcaagttctgagagtgatgatgactcagattctgaaagcttgcctgaaactgatgctgatgaggagatgatgaagctgtgtgctcttatggtgaaaggaatcacaaagattgcatacaggaagttcaggaagggaaagaagttttccaggaaaggcataagttctgataagaagaatttcagaagatctgaaggaagaggaggaaagtctgacagaggagattacgctaatgttaaatgttataattgtggtgagaaaggccacatatctcctgattgcaagaaaaccaagaatgacaaaggcaaagctcttgtcacaaagcagaaaagctggacagacacctcagactctgaaagtgaggagaactatgcattgatggcaaatgctgataaatcaagttctgagagcagttctgaagctgctgaaacaaaggtacctcagactacttatgcttttcatactgatgatattaatgagttgagaagatatcttaaaaccatgtttgttagttatagagatcaaactttaacatgtgaaagattaacttctgaaaatcttgcttttaagaaaagaaatgatttcttagaaaaagagttagtcatgtttcatcaaactcagcaggatagagataatgctttttatgttagggatgaagtgctaaaaatgaatgaatctctaaaaactgagttagaaaaggagagagagattatcagaacttggactaactctggcaaaacaactcaaaatttgctaagcagtgaaaactggaaagagggcttaggctatggagaaaataaaaaaggaactgtagaaattaagcctgttgataaggaaaagccgaagttaaaacctgttaagtttgtaactgaaaaatccgaaaatgagaaatcagaagttaaaaagaaattagcttctgacaaactaaaacaggaaaagacagctgaagttaacatagacttaatgacaaagaagcagcttaagcataagctgaaagatgttaagaatgcaaacaaggtaaaatcacctaggaaaaacaggaatggaaaggaaggtgtgaataaaagcaataactataaatctgttcctgatgctcctaggaaagcatgtcataactgtggaagttctaaccatctggcttctttttgcaggaagaataagaatattaactccttatctacaaagtcaggagttaagagtcagtctgttagatacaaaccacaaaatccttgttttcattgtggtagtttatggcattccatttatacttgtaaggaatatcatagtttgtactatgattattatcaaataaaaccttctttaaagaaagtttatgttgttccttctagtataagttctgataagaaaactgttaacataaaatctgatgttaaatccgctgcaaatgttaacaaacctaaaaaggccaaaggatccaagcaagtctgggtccttaaaactaataattagtggtctttttgattgcagggcaacaggaaaaatattttagttctggacagtggatgttcaggacatatgactggaaataaggccctgctatcagactttgtggagaaagctggcccaagtgtttcttatggagatggcaacattggaaaaactttgggatatggcaatatcaatcttgggaatgtcattattaaagatgtagctctggtctcaggacttaaacacaacttactgagtataagtcaaatctgtgacagaggttatcatgttgatttctttgcagaacattgtgaaatagttagtaaatctaaaggaaaaattgttctgaagggattcaggcgtggtaacatttatgaagctaagctttcaacaagttctgatggttctgcaatctgtttagtgagtagagcctcaactgaagaaagctggaattggcacaagaaactctctcatttaaacttcaacaagataaatgaactgatcaagaaagatcttgtgagaggactgccaaaatcagtgtttgttcctgatggtctttgtgactcatgtcagaaggctaaacaaagaaaatcttcgttcaagagcaagactgaatcatcaattcttgagccttattatctgcttcatgttgatctatttggtccagtgaatgtcatgtctattgcaaagaagaaatatgcgttggtcatagtagatgagttcaccagatacacatgggtgtatttcttgcacacaaaaagtgaaactgcatctatcctgattgatcatgtcaaacatctggataaattgatcaaagattctgtgaaaattttgaggagtgataatggcactgaattcaagaatttgataatggaagagttctgcaaaaatcatggaataaagcaggaattttctgctcctggaactccacagcaaaatggagttgttgaaaggaagaatagaactctaattgaagctgcacgaacaatgcttgaagaagcaaagcttccaacctatttctgggctgaagctgtgcagactgcttgttttactcaaaatgcaacactcattaacaagcatggaaaaacaccatatgagatggtgaagaacaagaagccaaatctcaaatactttcatgtatttggatgtaagtgttttgttctcaagactcatcctgaacagctatccaagtttgatctaaaagctgatgagggaatctttgtaggatatccactttctacaaaagccttcagagtctataatttgagaacaaaagtggtcatggaatctatcaatgtctcttttgatgacaagaagatcactggacttgaagattgcattgatcatgataagctgagatttgaaaatgaagattcatattctgatatctcaagtcctgacagtctaagtcctgatactgtaaattctgatggattaaactctgatgttattgaaactgtggtgactacgtcaaaggaagatgcaccaatgcagggggagcatactcaagatattatcacatctcaagaagcatcagaacatacatctggctcttcaaattctgattcgtcaagttctgataagccaagtattgacagtgctgaaaatctaaatactgaaggatccaactcagagagcatagtttcagggggagcatcagaaaatgaaaccgaagacagcatgaatcatgggggagcatccagttctagagaaaatcttccatctgcaaggaagtggacaaaatcacatacacctgatttaataattggaaatcctgaggcaggtgtcagaactagaacaggtacttcgaatgaatgtctttacaattcttttctctctcagtctgagccaaagaaagtggaagaagctcttcaagatgctgattgggtgcaagcaatgcaggaagagttgaatgaatttgaaagaaacaaagtctggaccttagtgccaagacccaagaatagatcggttgttggtacaaagtgggtattcagaaacaaaactgacagtgatggcataattgtaaggaacaaggcaaggctggttgcaaaaggatattctcaacaggagggaattgactatgatgaaacatttgctccagttgctaggttagaagccataaggatattcatggcttatgctgctcacaaaaagtttactgtctttcaaatggatgtgaaaagtgcttttctcaatggagaattggaagaggaagtatatgttgaacaacctccaggctttgtagattccaaacatccagattatgtctacaggcttgataaagcactttatggacttaagcaagctcctagagcatggtatgagactttagctcagtttcttctggaaagtggattcaacagaggaactattgacaaaacattgttctatctcaaccatggcaaggacttacttctgatccagatttatgttgatgatattatttttgggtctccaaatgacaaactttgcaaaaagtttgccaacctaatgcagtcaagatatcagatgagtatgatgggagaacttagttattttctgggtcttcaagtcaagcagagtgaagaaggaacttttatttgtcaatctaagtacaccagaaacttgctgaagaaatttggaatgcaagactgttcaagtgcatccactcccatggccactgcaacaaaactggataaggatactggtaattcagtagatattactgattacagaggtatgattggctcacttctctatctaactgctagtagaccagatatcatgtttgctacctgtctttgtgcaagatttcaagcagatccaagagaacctcacttaacagctgtaaaaagaatctttaagtatcttaaaggaacagctgatctaggattatggtatcctagagaatcagattttaaattaataggttactcagatgcagattttgcaggttgcaaaattgacaggaaaagcacaagtggtagctgccaatttcttggaggcaggttggtttcttggtatagcaagaaacaaaagtcaatttccacatcaactgcagaagcagagtatattgctgcaggaagctgctgtgcacagattctctggatgaagaatcagttactagattatgggttaacgtatttcaaaatccctatttactgtgataatcaaagtgctattgctatgacaggtaatccagttcaacactctatgacaaagcacatcagcatcaggtaccatttcatcagggaacatgtggatgaaggtacagtggaattgcattttgttcccacagatcaacaagtagcagatatcttcacaaaaccactgtgtgaagctaccttttcaaaattggtaaatgaacttggaatgatttcaggttctttctctaaatctgcttaaacttgttctatgttatcagactttatgatcagtatttacagaattaatctctttgtatattctgtgcattaattgataaatgtctttaagtactgactgttgtctgatatatgtttctaaactctgataagtgatatgtctgtttcagtaactattcaatcctatgaggataactgtgctagatactgacctactagtcttcaataaacaaatgatcccatgaaagaagtaattatttctgtggaaatcttatgacacaagcaaattctgataactgagcttagttaagtttactttgtatatcttattactaagtcccaaattagaataatgctactcatctgtttaagttctgattctagtaaaactgctgaatgtactaagtgctgataaacctcacttatcaaaagaaaaagaaaagaatcaaagaataatatcaggtactcctttgagatctagagtaaaaatgtgaatgggacgacccaagtgcattgctggtattaagtaaatatgcattagaaaagcaaaatatttttcttggtgactgttcacactctatgattactggagaaatactctgataatagcataaattctaataaacagtcgtgactcacttacactgagaagcctctgtaaaatagaatttcaaaagatgcataaaattagcacaaaaacagtagaggtgaactcatgcatgaactcatttatcagtaggtttcaggataatgacagttctttagcaaaattttaattatgacttatttctaagatgtactgaagtagatcagactttactctttgtctgttctttagcttaatgcacacacacatcactccatatgaatgatgaaatttctgtggtggtctatgttattttagataaacagtcattgtgtcacttttgcacaaattctgaggacaagttctagttacacgttctgatgattaagttctgacgttcataactaagaacttgtatgagtaattactaagatagatattctttgttcgagttaagacattatgttctgatgactgttaagttctggtataggtctaagttctgatttttca
This window contains:
- the LOC141672597 gene encoding uncharacterized protein LOC141672597 isoform X1; its protein translation is MRKPVKAQEGVDTPNLRRSSRVRRSFVVFSPGNDKQVTRKNPIGRCENVKRKHESLQVKHEPEEPLFSPFGHEMLVSLEVDHEQQEPHLAPSGHEMNKSLEAEHEQQELPLTRSDHEVPPVETRGEVPVVELPLSPEEEKPKFDLLFLLEHAVKPNSCEEISPEDRQHLVNAASVLKSQLVARLTSSADNLRTEDMIDLSNRCFRAIRELGDDYRSFNKDVFKFISQHQELEFAVKDVENWNEGDLRARYSHQEQLVSDLTEKLFSAQDELSRAMSHAEYIKFKKDELTSALLEVTEELSRQEQKIENLTVERDKCKDAQFQLGFELKKLDAEKEEARVAFEAINSQYDAAKEKFKRMSIFLRQLVRRPPANQAAEPSTTSFYSAELAAASATSTVSPRPVCIGVSFENQAYGPAFGVSSEMTPPSARQSWFYDLSLNMFL
- the LOC141672597 gene encoding uncharacterized protein LOC141672597 isoform X2, with product MRKPVKAQEGVDTPNLRRSSRVRRSFVVFSPGNDKQVTRKNPIGRCENVKRKHESLQVKHEPEEPLFSPFGHEMLVSLEVDHEQQEPHLAPSGHEMNKSLEAEHEQQELPLTRSDHEVPPVETRGEVPVVELPLSPEEEKPKFDLLFLLEHAVKPNSCEEISPEDRQHLVNAASVLKSQLVARLTSSADNLRTEDMIDLSNRCFRAIRELGDDYRSFNKDVFKFISQHQELEFAVKDVENWNEGDLRARYSHQEQLVSDLTEKLFSAQDELSRAMSHAEYIKFKKDELTSALLEVTEELSRQEQKIENLTVERDKCKDAQFQLGFELKKLDAEKEEARVAFEAINSQYDAAKEKFKRMSIFLRQLVRRPPANQAAEPSTTSFYSAELAAASATSTVAEPQQQAHD